GGAATTAAACAGATTACAAGTTTTTGTACTATATTAATAAAAAGTAGCTACAATGACATGTATATATGTCTAAAAAACTATAATCACAGCTCACAAACTTAAGAAGGCGAACATTAGTAATCAAAAAACATAAGAAGGTGAACATTAGTAATCAAAAAACTTAAGAAGGTGAACATTAGTAATCACAGGCCAATAGGTGaacaaagttttgaaaatttatttGCTATACATGAATCAATGATCAATTGACAGGATACTTGCTGGCTGAACATACAGCTAGCACGACTCACCATCGCCTAAACGTTGTTGTAGTCAACCGTGCAAAATTGAGTTGCGGCCGTGTCGTGTCAACCTTGCAGGCCGTGGATGGTCGAATTTGACCGTTTAATCGAGCTGCCCGTGTAATCACCATTTTTGGCCTAAATTGCACATATGCTTGCCGAGTAACGTTTACATGCCATGTACTCATTCTACACGGCCATGTAGGCGAACACTGGTTTTTATAGCCCCAACCAAAGATACTAGTCGTTGCTCCAACGGCCAGAAAATCTACCTTGACAGACTAAATAGGTCAATTGACCGATTTAATCGGTCACCTCACTATGCACTAAACGAACTAATCGGTCAAGCTATGCCCCCCGCACCTCCATCAAGTTGCAAGCTTTGGCCGATTTATTGGCTGAATGGACAGAGCCCCAGACCCCAACTCCGGACATTGCCCACGAATACTGGACCCTGTACTTTGAGTGGTCGGTTATGGAGCCGGGCGCGAGGGCCGGAGTGGTGCTGATCTCACCCGAGGGGAGCAAGCTCCGCTACGCAATCCGCCTCCACTTCCCATCCTTGAATAACGTTGCTAAATACGAGGGCCTTGTCAACAGCCTCCGCATCGCCATCGAGCTCGGAGCAACCCAGCTCTATGCCTACGGTGACTCCAAGCTAGTGGTAGATCAAGTCATGAAAGAGTCCAACTATGAAAGCTCCCTCATCGACACATATTGCCAAGAGGTGTGCAAATTGGAGGACAAGTTCCACGGAATGGAGCTGCATCACGTCCCATGAAGGGACAACAATAATGTCGATGCGCTCGCCGAGCTGGCGACCATCGGGGACCCCGCTCCCAACAGGATCTTCGTCAACGACCTCCATGCACCCTCAATCCACGTCAAGCCAGACCCACCTCAAAAGCCATCCGACCCAATGCTTGGGGGCCCCAGCCTGGTGCTTCCTAACCAGACGTCCCCCGACCGAGGGCCCGGGGGCCCCGGCTGCCTCGCAGTGGAGGCTGCGACTTCCGCGGTCGGCACAGTGGCAGTCGACTCCACTGACTGGAGGGCGCCCCATCTGGCCTACCTCTTGTACGAGGTCCTCCCAGCTGACAGGATGAAGGCACGAAGGATCACCCGACGTGCCAAGATGTTTGTCGCCATCAACAACGAACTTTACAAACGCAGCCCCTCGATGGTAGGAATGCTTATGAAATGCATCCCGACCCAACAAGACAAAGAACTGCTCCTCGAGATCCATGCTGGCATGTGTGGGCACCACGCAGCCCGCGGTCGCTGGTCGgcaaggcccttcgccggggcTTCTATTGGCCAATAGGGCTGCGCGACGCGGAGGAGGTCATCCACATGTGTAAAGGGTGTCAGTTCTATGCTCGGCAGACCCACTTGCCAACACAGGCACTCCAGACCATCCCTCTTACCTGGCCGTTCACGGTCTTGGGCCTCGACATGGTCGGACCCCTCAAGAAAGCTCTTGGTGGTTTCACTCATCTGCTCATCATGgtggacaagttcaccaagtggattgaggcGAAACCCATCACCAAGACTAACTCTCAAGAGGCTGTCAAGTTCTTCCTTGACATCATCTACCGGTTCGGTGTGCCCAACATCATCATCACAGACAATGGGACAACCTTCACAGGCAAGAAGTTTTTGGAGTTCGCTGACGGATACAGATTAAGATCGACTGGACATCGGTCAGGCACCCATGCACTAATGGGTGGGTTGAAAGGGCAAATGGAATGGTCCTCCAAGGACTCAAACCTCGCATCTTTGACCAGCTCAAAAAGTTCATTAGGCGTTGGGTCGAGGAGCTCCCAGCCGTTCTCTGGAGCCTGAGGACAACTCCCAATCGATCCACGGGATTCACCCGTTCTTCCTAACATACGGGGTAGAAGCTGTACTACCCTCTGACCTAGACTATGGC
Above is a genomic segment from Panicum hallii strain FIL2 chromosome 8, PHallii_v3.1, whole genome shotgun sequence containing:
- the LOC112903599 gene encoding uncharacterized protein LOC112903599, with protein sequence MPDDRPVLSSELQAMKDELKEFFAKEINKVAQDVQGANHTIEGVNKRLSTLTDRVQRLEVNPSKSKDDDDDWLEDDDDIIFGSDGEPDMAKTRAEKVRHQRLRKNKTEPQTPTPDIAHEYWTLYFEWSVMEPGARAGVVLISPEGSKLRYAIRLHFPSLNNVAKYEGLVNSLRIAIELGATQLYAYGDSKLVVDQVMKESNYESSLIDTYCQEVCKLEDKFHGMELHHVP